The following coding sequences lie in one Bicyclus anynana chromosome 21, ilBicAnyn1.1, whole genome shotgun sequence genomic window:
- the LOC112044358 gene encoding DNA polymerase epsilon catalytic subunit 1, with the protein MNKMVFQNTGKYRADRNDANKKDVGASSGSREETSESRIRVALDNDRIDSKYGFDRVRDTKERTGYLINMHTAEVLDEDKRLVSAMDYYFIEMDGSRFKVSLTFNPYFLVLPRKECEQEVVQYLSKKFAGNINKIEIIEKEDLDLLNHLSGIRQRYIKLSFISQNEMMKVRREILTAVNKNKEREKKDAIYSEMLTNALTSAAAIEHAKKTTDHMDNVLDIREHDVPYHVRVSIDMKIFCGTWYTVKSRGTETPVFTKREDIIERPDPIVLAFDIETTKLPLKFPDSQTDQIMMISYMIDAQGYLITNREIISVDVEDFEYTPKPEFEGQFIVFNEPNELALIQKFFDHIMDVKPHIFVTYNGDFFDWPFVEARAAVLGLDMKLEIGFSKIAARDGTYACRPAMHMDCLCWVKRDSYLPVGSQGLKAVAKAKLRYDPVELDPEDMCRMAAEQPQVLSNYSVSDAVATYYLYMKYVHPFIFALCTIIPLEPDEVLRKGSGTLCESLLMVEAFHANIVFPNKQVEELNKLTSDGHVLETETYVGGHVEALESGVFRADIKCKFRIVPTAIDKLMENTEKTMKHAIEVEEGIPLDLVTNFDEVCEEINSKLQHMKDHPRRDENPLIYHLDVGAMYPNIILTNRLQPSAMVNASICAVCDYNRPGADCQRHMDWMWRGDFLPATRSEYQRIQQQLETEKFPPLHPGGPPRAFHTLPKEDQAAYEKKRLADYCKVAYKKTKVTRTEVRTTTICQKENSFYVDTVRAFRDRRYEYKALNKQAKAMVVQAVASGDAAEIKSAKSREVLYDSLQLAHKCILNSFYGYVMRRGARWHSMEMAGIVCYTGANIIMKAREIIEQVGRPLELDTDGIWCILPSSFPENVTIYTKHQKKKKINVSYPNAVLNAMVKDHFTNDQYYELTDPVEKTYEKRSENSIFFEVDGPYLAMVLPASKEEGKKLKKRYAVFNFDGSLAELKGFEVKRRGELQLIKIFQSSVFEAFLKGNDLKSCYGAVAKVADYWLDVLYSKGSNMPDSELFELISENRSMSKKLEDYGGQKSTSISTAKRLAEFLGDQMVKDAGLACRFIISRKPDGAPVTERAVPLAIFQSPAAVKRHHLRRWLKDNTITEDIDIRDVLDWAYYIERLSGAIQKIITIPAALQGLDNPVPRVQYPDWLHKKMLAKSDKFKTRKITDMFTAKPKELASEQNGEEEEPSENNADANSELDIEDIGKDPSEPHVIRPIVHSVKRKREESPVKEAATWREALGPPPPFGTTKEERRAWIIFQKKKWMWQMNQRGFRNKSKRGKIDNNAPISIPKSTGPTNTLGGFIKRAQRTLLNTPWQIIQVAETAEPGLFRLWALVGTELHQIKLTVPRMFYVNRRVARAEESGPYWRRCNRVLPRARPAHHLYQYTVPETLYRERCQELMSELSAPEIEGIYETQMSLEFRVLMQLGCICTVDPTEARRLIQFGTNNMDSFTLSQLQFKSVAHQPYLQKQDGVSPIKHIFLYQHSAPNSSRSMWALILGPVKKAYIFVLDTVKTNQVPNMNTLYSAERTAKINLGTDESTLPGQELSWEVAAESEGRAVWRGVQRALQRYRDERCGPTVVALQTALSPAALIALMPGLSDFPLVPLHVRDVESLYNTLEWQRLGARAIVRHYLNLDSVLNLTVEQCRYFHLPLGNTAADPTQFGADLFFARHLAKHNFVLWCSSLERPDLGGREIDDNRLVTEAEEWSGCSHSLSGAYGGVCVALDCDALAVCALLQAHHILQVEGTSVATSFGAQHANIQDVMASTGANATETYDEAAQCSAAFKILRTMIASWLRDVTLYKNVFADYQISHFYRWLKTPTSLLYDPALRRTLYNLMKKMFLMLVAEFKRLGSQIVFADFNKIILFTKKNSVMDGIGYVEFVVQSIRNKELFHGIDIRYKQCWSYLLWLDEANYAGIEGKLPPGLVEVGSSQVPNATEEESEEGEVTMHWNIANFMPSTVVREAFYAGVAGFLSAAHSAPERLPALLAGEISQKLFQMTEKINRRMPTLKLEDIGAQPGLRVDALEGLTPALMFVNALCKVLALDQHLDDEVTLLRRNLLRLIGVGEFSGAAEWREPCASCVLGEVICKVCNHCRDLDLCRDPHRQHGDPPVCLCPTCGTAYENQELEWRLIEAMNRRAMTYTLQDLVCTRCRQIKRENLSTVCDCAGDFTTLVPLQEVRTQLATFKTIAEYYRMLLLLELIEFNLSNM; encoded by the exons ATGAACAAAATGGTTTTCCAAAATACTGGTAAATACAGAGCGGATAGGAACGATGCAAATAAAAAGGATGTCGGTGCTTCGTCTGGATCAAG GGAAGAGACTTCTGAATCGAGAATCCGTGTGGCTTTGGATAACGACAGGATAGATTCTAAATATGGATTCGATAGAGTCAGAGATACCAAAGAGCGTACTGGTTACCTTATAAATATGCACACT GCAGAAGTATTAGATGAAGACAAAAGACTGGTCTCAGCCATGGACTACTATTTCATAGAGATGGATGGTTCAAGGTTTAAAGTTTCACTCACATTTAACCCATATTTCCTTGTACTACCAAGGAAGGAATGTGAACAAGAAGTAGTACAGTATTTGTCCAAAAAGTTTGCTggaaacattaataaaattgagATTATTGAGAAGGAAGATTTGGATTTG CTCAACCATCTCTCAGGCATAAGGCAGCGTTACATAAAACTGTCATTCATATCACAGAATGAGATGATGAAAGTGAGACGGGAGATTTTAACagctgtaaataaaaacaaggaGAGAGAGAAAAAGGATGCAATTTATTCTGAAATGTTGACCAATGCTCTGACCAGTGCTGCTGCGATTGAGCATGCGAAAAAAACAACTGATCATATGGACAATGTCTTAGATATAag GGAACATGATGTACCATATCACGTACGAGTATCCATAGACATGAAGATATTCTGTGGTACATGGTACACTGTCAAAAGTAGAGGCACAGAAACGCCTGTATTCACAAAAAGGGAGGACATCATAGAGAGGCCAGATCCTATAGTGCTAGCATTTGACATTGAGACTACAAAACTGCCACTGAAGTTTCCAGATTCACAGACAGATCAAATTATGATGATATCATACATGATAGATGCACAGGGCTATTTGATAACGAACAGGGAGATCATATCGGTTGATGTTGAAGATTTTGAGTATACACCTAAACCAGAGTTTGAAGG aCAATTCATAGTTTTCAATGAGCCTAATGAACTAGCTTTGATACAAAAGTTCTTTGATCATATCATGGATGTGAAACCTCATATTTTCGTTACATACAATG GTGACTTTTTCGATTGGCCATTCGTGGAGGCGCGAGCGGCGGTACTCGGCCTAGACATGAAACTGGAGATAGGCTTCAGCAAGATAGCGGCCAGAGATGGCACCTACGCGTGCCGCCCGGCCATGCATATGGATTGTTTGTG TTGGGTCAAAAGAGATTCGTATCTCCCAGTAGGTTCTCAAGGTCTCAAGGCTGTAGCGAAGGCGAAATTGAGATACGACCCAGTTGAGCTAGATCCGGAAGACATGTGTCGCATGGCAGCTGAACAACCACAG GTGTTGTCGAATTACTCAGTGTCAGACGCTGTAGCCACCTACTATCTGTACATGAAGTATGTCCATCCATTTATATTCGCGCTCTGCACTATTATTCCGTTGGAACCAGATGAG gttcTTCGAAAAGGCTCAGGCACACTATGCGAATCTCTGTTGATGGTCGAAGCATTCCACGCGAACATAGTGTTCCCAAACAAACAGGTGGAAGAACTGAACAAATTGACCAGCGATGGTCATGTTCTTGAGACAGAGACTTACGTTGGGGGGCATGTGGAAGCACTTGAGTCAG gtgtATTTCGAGCCGATATAAAATGCAAATTCAGAATAGTCCCAACTGCTATAGACAAATTGATGGAAAATACAGAGAAGACCATGAAGCATGCCATAGAGGTCGAAGAAGGCATACCGTTAGATTTAGTGACCAATTTTGATGAGGTTTGCGAGGAAATAAATTCAAAGTTACAGCATATGAAAGATCACCCGAGAAGAGATGAAAATCCGTTGATTTACCATTTGGACGTGGGCGCTATGTATCCTAACATTATTTTGACTAACAG attacagCCATCCGCGATGGTGAACGCGAGCATATGTGCTGTGTGCGACTACAACCGGCCCGGCGCCGACTGCCAGAGGCACATGGATTGGATGTGGCGCGGGGACTTCT TGCCAGCAACCAGGAGTGAATATCAGAGAATACAACAGCAATTGGAAACAGAGAAGTTCCCTCCCCTACATCCTGGTGGGCCGCCGAGGGCGTTCCACACTTTACCTAAGGAGGATCAG GCTGCGTATGAAAAGAAGCGTTTAGCGGATTATTGTAAAGTTgcatataagaaaactaaagtGACACGAACCGAAGTGCGTACGACCACGATATGTCAGAAAGAGAACTCTTTCTACGTCGATACTGTCAGAGCGTTTCG GGATCGCCGCTACGAATACAAGGCATTAAACAAACAGGCAAAAGCCATGGTCGTTCAAGCAGTCGCCAGTGGAGACGCGGCCGAGATCAAAAGTGCTAAAAGTCGTGAGGTTCTGTACGACTCGCTCCAGTTGGCTCACAAGTGTATTCTGAACTCTTTCTATGGATATGTTATGAGGAGAGG AGCTCGATGGCACAGTATGGAAATGGCGGGTATAGTGTGCTACACCGGTGCTAACATCATCATGAAGGCTCGTGAAATTATCGAGCAAGTTGGACGACCGCTCGAACTGGATACAGATG gTATTTGGTGCATATTGCCATCATCGTTTCCCGAAAACGTGACAATATACACAAAGcaccaaaagaagaagaaaatcaaCGTGTCGTACCCCAACGCAGTGCTCAACGCTATGGTGAAG GATCACTTTACCAACGATCAATATTACGAGCTAACAGATCCAGTTGAAAAAACATACGAGAAAAGGTCTGAAAATTCAATTTTCTTCGAAGTTGACGGTCCCTACCTTGCCATGGTGCTGCCAGCCTCGAAGGAAGAAGGGAAGAAGCTTAAAAAGCGATACGCTGTTTTCAATTTTGATGGTTCTTTGGCTGAATTAAAAG GTTTCGAAGTAAAGCGTCGTGGGGAattgcaattaattaaaatattccaATCTTCCGTATTCGAGGCGTTTTTAAAGGGGAACGATCTAAAGTCATGTTACGGAGCAGTCGCTAAAGTAGCAGATTATTGGCTCGATGTTCTATACAGCAAGGGATCTAATATGCCCGATTCGGAGTTGTTCGAACTGATATCGGAAAATAGATCGATGTCAAAGAAGCTTGAAGATTATGGTGGGCAAAAGTCAACATCGATTTCTACTGCGAAAAGATTAGCGGAGTTCTTAGGAGATCAGATGGTGAAGGACGCTGGGTTGGCTTGCAG GTTTATTATATCACGGAAACCCGATGGCGCTCCTGTTACCGAGCGAGCCGTGCCACTTGCCATCTTCCAATCGCCAGCAGCGGTCAAGAGACACCACTTGAGAAGGTGGCTCAAGGACAACACCATAACTGAGGACATAGACATTAGAGATGTGTTGGATTGGGCGTACTATATCGAAAGGCTTAGCGGCGCCATACAAAAGATTATCACGATACCTGCTGCTCTGCAAGGT CTCGATAACCCAGTTCCTCGTGTCCAATATCCTGACTGGTTGCACAAGAAAATGCTAGCGAAAAGTGACAAATTCAAAACTAGGAAGATCACGGATATGTTCACAGCCAAACCTAAGGAATTAGCAAGTGAGCAAAATGGTGAAGAAGAAGAACCTTCCGAAAACAATGCCGATGCG aactcAGAACTGGATATTGAAGACATCGGCAAAGACCCATCCGAGCCCCACGTCATACGACCGATAGTGCACAGCGTCAAGCGCAAACGTGAAGAGTCGCCAGTGAAAGAGGCCGCCACTTGGAGAGAGGCCTTGGGACCTCCGCCGCCTTTTGGCACTACCAAG gaaGAACGAAGGGCATGgataatatttcaaaagaaGAAATGGATGTGGCAAATGAACCAACGTGGCTTTCGTAACAAGAGTAAAAGAG gTAAAATAGACAACAATGCACCCATATCAATACCTAAAAGTACGGGTCCGACAAATACTTTGGGAGGATTTATAAAGAGGGCGCAACGCACTTTACTGAATACGCCGTGGCAGATTATACAG GTAGCAGAAACAGCAGAGCCAGGATTATTCAGGTTGTGGGCGTTAGTGGGAACAGAGTTGCACCAGATCAAACTGACAGTGCCGCGGATGTTCTACGTGAACCGGCGGGTTGCACGCGCCGAGGAGAGCGGCCCGTACTGGCGGCGCTGTAACCGCGTGCTGCCTCGGGCCAGACCCGCGCACCATTTGTACCAGTACACGGTGCCCGAGACGCTGTATCGGGAGAGATGCca agAACTTATGAGCGAACTGTCTGCGCCAGAAATCGAGGGAATATACGAAACACAAATGAGTCTGGAATTCAGAGTGCTTATGCAACTCGGCTGTATTTGCACTGTCGATCCAACTGAGGCGAGGCG TTTAATTCAATTTGGTACAAACAACATGGACTCCTTTACACTAAGTCAGTTACAGTTTAAAAGTGTAGCTCATCAGCCATATCTACAAAAACAG gatgGAGTGTCGCCAATAAAGCACATATTCCTGTATCAACACTCAGCGCCCAACTCGAGTCGCAGTATGTGGGCCCTGATACTGGGCCCTGTGAAGAAAGCTTACATATTTGTGTTGGACACAGTGAAGACCAACCAAGTGCCCAACATGAATACTTTGTATTCTGCTGAGCGGACTGccaa GATCAATCTCGGAACAGATGAGAGCACTCTACCAGGTCAAGAGCTCAGCTGGGAGGTGGCCGCGGAGTCAGAGGGGCGCGCGGTGTGGCGCGGGGTGCAAAGGGCCCTGCAAAGATACCGCGACGAGCGCTGCGGCCCGACTGTCGTTGCTCTACAGACCGCCTTATCTCCGGCTGCGTTGATCGCTTTGATGCCAG GTCTATCCGATTTCCCTCTGGTACCGCTGCACGTGCGTGACGTAGAGTCGCTATACAACACGCTGGAGTGGCAGCGGCTGGGCGCGCGCGCCATCGTGCGACACTATCTCAACCTGGACTCTGTGCTCAATCTCACTGTCGAGCAGTGCAG GTACTTCCACTTGCCTCTCGGCAACACTGCGGCGGACCCGACGCAGTTCGGCGCTGACCTGTTCTTTGCACGACACCTCGCCAAACACAACTTTGTGCTGTGGTGCTCCAGCCTGGAAAGACCAGATCTGGGCGGTAGAGAAATTGATGACAACAG GCTAGTGACCGAGGCGGAGGAGTGGTCGGGCTGCAGCCACAGTCTGAGCGGCGCGTACGGCGGCGTGTGCGTGGCGCTGGACTGCGACGCGCTCGCCGTGTGCGCGCTGCTGCAAGCGCACCATATATTGCAG GTGGAGGGAACTAGCGTAGCAACGTCGTTTGGCGCTCAGCACGCTAACATTCAAGATGTCATGGCGTCCACAG GCGCAAACGCCACGGAGACGTACGACGAAGCGGCGCAGTGCAGCGCTGCGTTCAAGATCCTGCGGACGATGATCGCGTCGTGGCTGCGTGACGTCACACTGTACAAGAACGTGTTCGCCGACTATCAGATATCGCATTTTTACAG ATGGCTAAAGACACCAACTTCACTGCTGTACGACCCGGCCCTGCGACGAACTCTGTACAACCTTATGAAGAAGATGTTTCTCATGTTGGTGGCTGAATTCAAAAGATTGGGCTCGCAAATTGTTTTTGCTGACTTCAATAAAATCATACTTTTCACAAAAAAGAACTCTGTCATGGATGGCATTG gctATGTGGAATTTGTAGTGCAGAGCATAAGGAATAAAGAATTGTTTCACGGCATCGATATCAGATACAAGCAGTGCTGGTCGTATCTTCTGTGGCTAGACGAAGCCAATTATGCAGGAATTGAG GGTAAATTACCTCCAGGATTGGTTGAAGTGGGGTCATCTCAAGTGCCCAACGCTACTGAAGAGGAATCAGAAGAG GGTGAAGTAACAATGCACTGGAACATAGCGAACTTCATGCCTTCGACCGTTGTCCGCGAGGCGTTCTACGCCGGCGTGGCGGGCTTCCTCAGCGCAGCGCACTCCGCGCCAGAGAGACTGCCTGCTCTGCTGGCGGGGGAGATCTCGCAGAAATTATTCCA AATGACGGAAAAGATCAACCGCCGAATGCCGACGTTGAAGCTGGAGGACATCGGCGCGCAGCCGGGCCTGCGTGTGGACGCGCTGGAGGGCCTCACGCCCGCATTGATGTTCGTCAACGCGCTGTGCAAGGTGCTGGCGCTCGACCAACACTTGGATGACGAG gtGACGCTTCTAAGACGTAATTTGCTGCGGCTGATCGGCGTGGGCGAGTTCAGCGGCGCGGCCGAGTGGCGCGAGCCGTGCGCCTCGTGCGTGCTGGGCGAGGTCATCTGCAAGGTGTGCAACCACTGCCGCGACCTCGACCTGTGCCGCGACCCGCACCGCCAGCACGGGGACCC cccTGTCTGCCTCTGCCCCACTTGCGGCACTGCTTATGAGAATCAAGAGTTGGAATGGCGACTTATCGAGGCGATGAACAGGCGAGCTATGACGTACACACTACAGGATCTGGTCTGCACAAGGTGTCGGCAG ATAAAGCGAGAAAATCTGTCAACAGTGTGTGACTGTGCAGGAGATTTCACAACTCTAGTACCTCTACAAGAAGTCAGAACGCAGCTGGCTACGTTCAAAACCATTGCAGAGTATTACAGAATGCTGTTGTTATTGGAACtcattgaatttaatttaagtaacatgtga
- the LOC112044339 gene encoding protein SEC13 homolog, with protein MISVLNTIDTGHEDMIHDAELDYYGLRLATCSSDNSVKIYDIKSGTQTLAADLKGHFGPVWQVAWAHPKFGNLLASCSYDRKVIIWKELGEWSKLYEYTGHESSVNAVAWAPAEYGLILACCSSDGSISILTYNQDGSTWDVKKVPGAHAIGVNSVSWCPAISADLSLDPLTNKDAPKRLVTGGCDNLIKIWKEQGDQWIEEKRLDMHMDWVRDVAWAPSLGLQRSMIASCSQDKRVVIWSSDDNISWTPTILNTFDDVVWSVSWSLTGNILAVSGGDNKVSLWRENADGQWLCISEVAKGLGQTTNDERSTL; from the exons atgataaGTGTATTAAATACTATCGATACTGGGCACGAGGATATGATACACGATGCGGAATTAGACTACTACGGGCTGAGATTAGCGACGTGTTCGTCTGATAATTCAGTGAAAATTTACGACATCAAAAGCGGTACACAAACCCTTGCAGCCGACTTAAAGGGGCATTTTGGACCTGTATGGCAAGTAGCGTGGGCGCATCCTAAATTTGGCAATCTACTGGCGTCCTGCTCATATGATAGAAAAGTTATCATATGGAAAGAGTTAGGAGAATGGAGTAAACTATATGAATACACGGGGCACGAGAGTTCAGTGAACGCAGTAGCGTGGGCGCCGGCCGAATACGGCTTGATACTAGCCTGTTGCAGCTCTGATGGCTCTATATCCATATTAACCTACAATCAAGACGGCAGTACGTGGGATGTGAAGAAAGTCCCTGGTGCTCATGCTATTGGAGTTAATTCTGTCAGTTGGTGCCCTGCAATATCCGCTGATTTAAGTTTAGATCCCCTCACTAATAAAGATGCCCCCAAAAGATTAGTAACTGGTGGATGTGATAATTTGATCAAg ATTTGGAAGGAGCAAGGTGACCAATGGATAGAAGAGAAACGCTTGGATATGCACATGGACTGGGTTAGAGACGTAGCCTGGGCCCCTTCGCTTGGATTACAGAGATCCATGATAGCTAGCTGTTCACAAGACAAAAGAGTAGTCATATGGTCGAGTGATGATAATATTTCATGGACACCTACAATACTTAACACTTTTGACGATGTTGTGTGGAGCGTTAGCTGGTCGTTAACAGGAAATATATTAGCAGTGTCAGGCGGAGACAACAAAGTCAGCCTATGGAGAGAGAACGCTGATGGACAATGGCTATGTATAAGTGAAGTTGCCAAAGGATTGGGACAGACAACCAATGATGAGAGGAGCACTCTCTAA
- the LOC112044360 gene encoding uncharacterized protein LOC112044360 codes for MGEKEGGVFYNLESLLQQDYRGVNIAVYALATAGLAISIHKIRPVSKFSKATKVPDHFIQRHVTLKGAYVGVQHSPVRLLINHKAPIYLPLWHSSKPPLPVKLWGVDIVSGNAVNWLDCVAKGKQVTLKPIGRDKDDLVSTVLLHLPQPKTKTVETFDIGQKLVELGYAKASVPQDIKKKTIESQLAPKIVSAENHARSYRNGIWSEKLPPIPLYIIYWRKGSQLTADLMIFSVKKLLQLLSFLSRSALVGGKKLILLPFNKSSPKRIQAT; via the exons ATGGGTGAAAAAGAAGGAGGGGTGTTTTACAATTTAGAGAGTCTACTTCAACAGGACTATCGTGGAGTGAAT ATAGCAGTATACGCTCTCGCCACAGCGGGCTTAGCTATATCCATACATAAGATCCGTCCG GTAAGCAAGTTTTCGAAGGCAACAAAAGTTCCTGATCACTTTATACAGAGGCATGTAACTCTTAAAGGAGCCTATGTTGGGGTTCAACATTCTCCAGTGCGCCTTTTAATCAATCACAAGGCACCCATTTATCTTCCATTGTGGCATTCAAGCAAACCACCACTACCTGTCAAG CTATGGGGAGTAGACATAGTGAGTGGCAATGCTGTCAACTGGCTGGACTGTGTGGCTAAGGGAAAACAGGTCACACTGAAACCAATCGGCAGAGATAAAGACGATCTAGTCTCTACTGTACTTTTGCATTTACCACAACCTAAG acCAAAACAGTGGAGACTTTTGACATTGGACAGAAATTAGTTGAGCTTGGTTATGCAAAAGCTTCAGTACCACAAGACATTAAGAAGAAAACAATTGAATCACAACTTGCACCAAAAATTGTGTCAGCCGAAAACCATGCACGCTCATACAGAAATGGAATATGGTCGGAGAAACTCCCTCCCATTccactttatattatttattggagGAAGGGAAGTCAATTAACAGCTGACTTGATgattttttcagttaaaaaattattacaacttCTGAGCTTTTTATCAAGAAGTGCCTTGGTTGGAGGAAAAAAGTTAATTCTTCTTCCTTTTAATAAATCATCCCCAAAACGAATACAAGCGACGTGA